The Dethiosulfovibrio peptidovorans DSM 11002 genome has a window encoding:
- a CDS encoding proton-conducting transporter membrane subunit, which translates to MSWSVHLPALMLAVPLFGAFSTPIVALGGRRARMIWSVLISSVLLVLSFCLLQYVATEGTAVYVMGGKAWNLTLPSGMAYPVRIILEVDSFNSFIAVIGCFASLAGVLFGLRFLDRFSGKVWYSSLYFLLTAGMLGLILTGDLFNFFVFLEIASVSSFGLIAYWRDRPESIEASFKYMLVSQVAAMMVLLAIGFLYGRYNLLNMAAVGKVIQFGLAEKVALVFMITALAMKCGAFPMHMWMPDAYAEAPASVTVLLVVVSQASLVGLCRIVFSVFGSAIVGDVVPWALITLGMISMFFGVSMAVVQHEVKRLMGYHSVSQVGYMLMAFGVGLLAMGDPRQMADFGMTSMKGGIFHMVNYVTYKGLLFLVAGALYYVTGTRDLDKMGGLAKRMPFTTFMFVIAAAAISGIPPFNGFVSKLLIYESSFAVHPALSVVALVTSILTLASFVKVFQTAFLGPEKKEFSKVKEVPASMVLGMAVLTVVILGLSLFPTWVVSHLVEPAATALVDKGAYIGAVLGGGI; encoded by the coding sequence ATGAGTTGGTCTGTACATCTGCCCGCTCTCATGCTGGCGGTTCCCCTTTTCGGGGCTTTCTCGACCCCGATAGTAGCTTTAGGCGGCCGTAGGGCCAGGATGATCTGGTCGGTTTTGATCTCCTCGGTTCTTCTCGTCCTCTCTTTCTGTCTGCTTCAATACGTGGCGACCGAGGGCACGGCGGTCTACGTCATGGGCGGCAAGGCCTGGAACCTTACCTTGCCCTCCGGGATGGCCTATCCTGTTAGGATAATTCTGGAGGTCGACTCGTTCAACTCTTTCATCGCCGTCATAGGGTGTTTCGCCTCCCTGGCGGGGGTGCTGTTCGGCCTTCGTTTTCTCGATAGGTTTTCCGGAAAAGTCTGGTATTCCTCCCTGTATTTCCTGCTTACCGCTGGTATGCTCGGACTGATACTCACCGGAGATCTGTTCAACTTTTTCGTGTTTCTCGAGATAGCCTCGGTCTCCTCGTTCGGCCTTATAGCCTATTGGAGAGATAGACCGGAATCCATAGAGGCGTCCTTCAAGTATATGCTGGTCTCTCAGGTCGCTGCCATGATGGTGTTGCTGGCCATCGGTTTCCTTTATGGCAGGTATAACCTGCTGAACATGGCGGCTGTCGGAAAGGTTATACAGTTCGGCTTGGCGGAGAAGGTAGCTCTCGTGTTCATGATAACGGCGTTGGCCATGAAGTGCGGGGCTTTCCCCATGCATATGTGGATGCCCGATGCCTACGCAGAGGCTCCCGCATCAGTCACTGTTCTTCTCGTAGTGGTGAGCCAGGCCTCCCTGGTGGGGCTGTGTAGGATAGTCTTTTCCGTCTTCGGATCCGCCATAGTAGGGGACGTTGTGCCCTGGGCTCTCATAACATTGGGAATGATCTCCATGTTCTTCGGCGTCTCCATGGCGGTGGTCCAACACGAGGTCAAGAGACTTATGGGGTATCATTCGGTCTCTCAGGTGGGCTATATGCTCATGGCTTTCGGCGTAGGACTTCTAGCTATGGGAGATCCCCGACAGATGGCCGATTTCGGAATGACCTCAATGAAGGGCGGCATCTTCCACATGGTCAACTACGTGACCTATAAGGGCTTGCTCTTTCTGGTTGCCGGCGCTCTCTACTATGTGACGGGAACCAGGGATCTGGACAAGATGGGCGGTCTGGCCAAGAGGATGCCCTTTACGACCTTCATGTTCGTGATCGCCGCTGCAGCGATCTCCGGAATACCTCCTTTCAACGGTTTCGTCTCGAAGCTGTTGATCTACGAATCGTCCTTTGCGGTTCATCCCGCTCTGTCCGTGGTGGCTCTGGTAACCTCTATTCTCACCCTGGCCAGTTTCGTAAAGGTGTTCCAGACGGCGTTCCTCGGGCCGGAGAAGAAGGAGTTCTCGAAGGTCAAAGAGGTTCCCGCGTCGATGGTGCTGGGCATGGCCGTTCTTACCGTCGTAATATTGGGGCTGTCTCTTTTCCCGACCTGGGTAGTCTCCCATCTGGTGGAGCCCGCCGCTACTGCGTTGGTGGATAAGGGAGCCTATATCGGCGCCGTCTTGGGAGGTGGAATCTGA
- a CDS encoding sodium:proton antiporter, translating into MMANLPFVVVGLLFLMGLIAIIAENNLFKIAIGVGVMESAANMFLVVLGYRLKGDIPVKFLPGPVDVYVLPTPQALTLTAIVIALATSALMLSLIVMLYRHYGTLDVREIRRLRG; encoded by the coding sequence ATGATGGCTAACCTGCCTTTTGTCGTGGTAGGTCTGCTTTTCCTGATGGGGCTTATCGCTATCATCGCGGAGAACAACCTTTTCAAGATCGCCATAGGGGTTGGCGTGATGGAGTCCGCTGCCAATATGTTCCTGGTAGTTCTGGGATACAGGCTGAAAGGGGATATACCGGTCAAATTCTTACCCGGCCCCGTCGATGTCTACGTTTTGCCCACTCCGCAGGCTCTGACCCTGACCGCCATAGTTATAGCTTTGGCGACGTCGGCTTTGATGCTATCTCTGATAGTCATGCTCTATCGTCATTATGGTACATTGGACGTCAGAGAGATCAGGAGGTTGAGAGGATGA
- a CDS encoding MnhB domain-containing protein — protein sequence MRKPLSLVARTVCDLFAWFLIIFGVYVIIHGDVTPGGGFQGGAIVGSFMALLLVAHGGDRVLEWVKTSIYWIMLFVGLMMFIGFGLRGIPEGAFFYNFLAVPHDVAKTMAHGLIPFSGTIGVMDIAVGIEVAGGLTVIILSMFRGIVLHDFADSRKETGHDG from the coding sequence ATGCGTAAACCTCTTTCTCTCGTCGCACGTACGGTCTGTGACCTCTTCGCCTGGTTCCTTATAATTTTCGGTGTCTATGTCATCATCCACGGTGACGTGACCCCCGGCGGAGGTTTCCAGGGGGGAGCTATCGTGGGCTCCTTTATGGCTCTTCTCCTGGTCGCTCACGGAGGGGACAGGGTTTTAGAGTGGGTTAAGACCTCCATTTACTGGATAATGCTCTTCGTAGGGTTGATGATGTTCATCGGTTTCGGGCTTAGAGGTATCCCCGAGGGAGCTTTCTTCTACAACTTCCTGGCGGTTCCGCACGATGTGGCGAAGACGATGGCCCACGGGCTGATCCCCTTCTCCGGTACGATAGGCGTGATGGATATCGCCGTCGGTATCGAGGTCGCCGGTGGACTTACCGTGATCATCCTGTCCATGTTCCGCGGTATCGTCCTGCACGATTTTGCCGATTCTCGAAAGGAGACTGGTCATGATGGCTAA
- the mbhE gene encoding hydrogen gas-evolving membrane-bound hydrogenase subunit E has translation MKLKALFIAATLVLGGILLSGLDAVHPFGVPGDVAMDEYFLDHAMEERSSENVVTSIVFDYRGFDTLGESAVLFTALCSVVMLFRKGRK, from the coding sequence ATGAAGTTGAAGGCCTTATTTATCGCCGCCACCTTGGTGCTGGGGGGGATTCTTCTCTCCGGCCTGGATGCGGTACATCCTTTCGGTGTTCCCGGGGACGTGGCTATGGACGAGTATTTTCTGGATCATGCCATGGAGGAGAGATCTTCCGAGAACGTCGTGACCTCCATCGTGTTCGACTATCGTGGTTTCGACACCCTCGGAGAGTCGGCGGTGCTTTTTACGGCCCTTTGTTCCGTGGTGATGCTTTTTAGAAAGGGGAGGAAGTAA
- a CDS encoding Na(+)/H(+) antiporter subunit B, whose product MTSFHVFNLILLLVTGFYAVWFRDLLYSVVSLGAFSLLMALEFYILQAPDVAIAEASIGAALDTAIFVIALFGVGRLRKNRGGRR is encoded by the coding sequence ATGACTTCATTTCACGTCTTCAATCTTATCTTGCTCCTGGTGACCGGCTTTTACGCCGTGTGGTTCAGAGATCTTCTGTATTCTGTCGTAAGTCTGGGAGCTTTCAGCCTTCTTATGGCTCTGGAGTTCTACATCCTCCAAGCTCCCGATGTGGCTATTGCCGAGGCCAGCATAGGAGCTGCCCTGGACACTGCGATTTTCGTGATCGCCCTGTTCGGAGTCGGCCGTCTCCGTAAGAACAGGGGGGGACGTAGATGA
- the mnhG gene encoding monovalent cation/H(+) antiporter subunit G, translated as MIYVFSVLFLLLGMLVNTLGTISLFRFPDVYTRMHGSTKCTTFGTISLSLGVIVYAIIRRFQTGEVRFSVLALHTVIVVAALLISNATGAHVLARAAHRSKAFPKNAVVDSLAERDERLLKEGFRR; from the coding sequence ATGATCTACGTATTTTCCGTGCTGTTCCTTCTGCTGGGGATGTTGGTCAATACCCTGGGGACCATCTCTCTCTTCCGTTTTCCCGATGTCTACACGAGGATGCACGGTTCCACCAAGTGCACGACGTTCGGGACCATATCGCTCTCCCTCGGTGTGATAGTCTATGCCATTATCCGCCGATTCCAGACGGGAGAGGTCCGTTTTTCCGTCCTGGCTTTGCACACCGTGATAGTTGTGGCAGCGTTGCTTATAAGCAACGCTACTGGAGCTCACGTTTTGGCGAGGGCTGCTCACAGGAGCAAGGCTTTCCCGAAAAACGCGGTGGTAGACAGTTTGGCCGAGAGGGACGAGAGGCTTCTCAAGGAGGGATTTAGACGATGA